One region of Acropora muricata isolate sample 2 chromosome 13, ASM3666990v1, whole genome shotgun sequence genomic DNA includes:
- the LOC136895705 gene encoding uncharacterized protein: MARRAGPLAEISPGDAEISASGLEKFSYKTRHPGNRAENYHSAHVKFADQKERGSHFNMAAVESSPDCESNAPKTRKRKQFRWDEKMIENLIDSLQSYKATMLYKGLDFNGDKSHQYKEIRISMAKIYLDKDVTLFGPVTSPSLPEEFKDLSKEEQKKSKKLVKESTDLINRGNKRVMEKVKEIRQNFSKAVVSGRRSGSGKIVFEYYDKLVTLWGGSASSEPLAFGVGSDDFEEDDTQDIDCEQEVQNVEEDKGENDGLDEGVHVEEKDEENEEEEPVSKKAKSSVPRLIDSKRKHLEKSLSAAQRDQLLLKEAKDDAQFRKDLAQAMRESTESFTSSIKDISKAMTDLGQGLCRSLEMLSRSFQPPTPVNQNMFYQAPYAGPNHVQNMQPGYFHQMLDPTQNPHAQEWE; the protein is encoded by the coding sequence atggctaggcgggctggcccgcttgccgagatctcgcctggcgatgccgagatctcggcaagcgggctggaaaaattctcatataaaacacgccatcccggtaaccgggctgaaaattaTCATTCTGCGCATGTCAAGTTCGCTGATCAAAAAGAACGCGGCTCACACTTCAACATGGCGGCGGTAGAAAGTAGTCCAGATTGTGAATCTAATGCtccaaaaacaaggaaaagaaagcaatttcgaTGGGATGAAAAGATGATAGAGAACTTAATAGACTCTCTACAGAGTTATAAAGCAACTATGTTGTACAAAGGTTTGGATTTCAACGGCGATAAGAGCCATCAATATAAAGAAATCAGAATAtctatggcaaagatttatctCGATAAAGATGTTACTCTTTTCGGTCCTGTGACTTCCCCTTCTTTGCCTGAAGAATTCAAAGATTTatcaaaagaagaacaaaagaaatccaaaaaGCTTGTAAAGGAATCAACAGATCTCATAAACAGAGGAAACAAGAGAGTTATGGAAAAAGTAAAGGAGATaaggcagaatttcagtaaagcTGTTGTTTCAGGTAGAAGGAGTGGAAGTGGAAAGATAGTCTTTGAATATTACGACAAACTTGTGACCTTATGGGGAGGATCAGCTTCATCTGAACCTCTTGCATTCGGAGTAGGTTCAGATGATTTTGAAGAAGATGATACACAAGATATTGATTGTGAACAAGAAGTACAAAATGTAGAAGAGGATAAAGGTGAGAATGATGGGTTAGACGAAGGTGTACATGTAGAGGAGAAagatgaagaaaatgaagaggaaGAACCAGTCAGTAAGAAAGCTAAAAGCTCTGTACCACGTTTGATTGACAGCAAAAGGAAACATCTTGAAAAAAGTCTTTCTGCTGCTCAAAGAGATCAACTGTTATTAAAGGAAGCAAAGGATGATGCACAGTTCAGAAAGGATTTAGCACAGGCTATGCGAGAATCAACAGAGAGCTTTACAAGCAGCATCAAGGATATCAGCAAGGCTATGACAGATCTTGGTCAAGGGTTATGTAGATCATTAGAGATGTTGTCACGATCATTTCAACCTCCAACTCCTGTTAATCAGAATATGTTTTATCAAGCACCATATGCTGGTCCAAATCACGTCCAAAATATGCAACCTGGCTACTTTCACCAAATGTTGGATCCCACTCAAAATCCCCACGCTCAAGAATGGGAATAA